One window of the Pedobacter ginsengisoli genome contains the following:
- a CDS encoding RagB/SusD family nutrient uptake outer membrane protein, whose translation MKKYKYLILVVIWTLTTMSCKKALDLKAEDNFGDGTFWQNESQVTNFMVGMHKQFRDNQFQFERLGEMRGGSFSNVDRQNTSLNELPIIQQDINENSSGVSNWAGFYGPIFQLNLFIQKTQETTFLSENNKNYFLGQAYAMRAYYYFHLLRTYGGVPLRLEPDASNPNPTAVSLRKARSTEADVLAAVKSDVDKSVSLFGNTASPADKSLWSPKAALMLKGEVYLWSAKVYNATADLEVAKGALNAAAGSTLMPNFANVFTSANKNNAEVILAIRYRVGEAEMNNVANFTYSTFNFNGAHYKDSTATAGVGNFLVDPLILAQPNSQQVIQRYAYTYELFQSYDLKDTRRNATFYDYYRVNTSTTPYTVTIRNTALVKFLGVIDANKRYFSDDWTVYREADRLLMLAEIANAEGADPTPYIKPVRDRAFANADPTPFVNGGKDANELAIFAERSKEFVYEGKRWYDLRRMKIGNEPLVFKTAGNKYGVLDKVTQGYKILWPIEPAIWTNDPLVKQTPGYATTNPNK comes from the coding sequence ATGAAAAAGTATAAATATTTAATCTTAGTGGTCATTTGGACCTTAACCACTATGTCCTGCAAAAAGGCGTTAGACCTTAAGGCAGAAGACAATTTTGGAGATGGAACGTTTTGGCAAAACGAATCTCAGGTAACCAACTTTATGGTTGGTATGCACAAGCAATTCAGAGACAATCAATTTCAGTTTGAGCGTTTAGGAGAGATGAGGGGCGGCAGTTTTAGTAATGTTGACAGACAAAACACATCATTAAACGAATTGCCAATTATACAGCAAGATATCAATGAAAACTCTTCTGGAGTTAGTAACTGGGCCGGATTTTATGGACCTATCTTTCAATTAAACCTTTTTATTCAGAAAACGCAGGAGACCACTTTTTTATCTGAGAATAATAAAAACTATTTTTTAGGACAAGCTTATGCAATGCGTGCTTACTATTATTTTCATTTATTACGTACATATGGCGGTGTACCTTTAAGATTAGAACCAGATGCATCTAACCCAAATCCAACAGCTGTTTCACTTCGCAAAGCGAGATCAACAGAAGCTGATGTGTTGGCTGCGGTAAAAAGTGATGTAGATAAATCTGTATCTCTTTTTGGAAATACAGCAAGTCCAGCTGATAAAAGTTTATGGTCGCCAAAGGCAGCTCTAATGTTAAAAGGCGAGGTTTACCTATGGTCTGCAAAAGTATATAATGCAACTGCCGATCTTGAAGTAGCAAAAGGTGCTTTAAATGCCGCGGCAGGATCTACCTTGATGCCAAATTTTGCTAATGTTTTTACTTCTGCCAATAAGAATAATGCAGAAGTAATACTTGCAATCCGCTACAGAGTTGGAGAGGCCGAGATGAATAATGTTGCTAATTTTACTTATTCAACATTTAACTTCAATGGTGCTCATTATAAAGATTCAACAGCAACGGCAGGTGTTGGTAATTTCCTTGTGGATCCACTTATATTGGCCCAGCCTAACTCTCAGCAAGTTATCCAGCGTTATGCTTATACCTATGAGCTTTTCCAGTCATACGATTTAAAGGATACCAGAAGAAATGCAACATTCTATGACTATTATAGAGTTAACACCTCAACAACACCATATACAGTAACCATTAGAAACACTGCATTAGTGAAGTTTTTGGGTGTTATAGATGCAAATAAAAGGTATTTTTCTGATGATTGGACAGTTTATCGTGAAGCTGACAGATTATTAATGTTAGCGGAAATTGCAAATGCTGAGGGAGCAGATCCAACCCCTTACATAAAACCTGTTCGCGATCGTGCTTTTGCAAATGCAGATCCAACTCCTTTTGTTAACGGTGGAAAAGATGCTAATGAATTGGCAATATTTGCAGAGAGAAGCAAAGAATTTGTTTACGAAGGTAAGCGTTGGTATGACCTCCGCAGAATGAAAATAGGTAATGAACCACTTGTGTTTAAAACGGCTGGTAATAAATATGGTGTTCTTGATAAAGTAACCCAAGGATATAAAATACTTTGGCCAATTGAACCAGCTATCTGGACTAATGATCCACTGGTAAAACAAACACCTGGTTACGCTACCACTAATCCTAATAAATAA
- a CDS encoding SusC/RagA family TonB-linked outer membrane protein gives MKRLYQKYVSQVLLTLILSITMLTVSGQNIKISGRVTDAKGQGIPMASVLIKGTKTGTATNESGNYTIAAKGGDVLVISYTGFITQQITVGNQSTLNIILAEDTKGLDEVVVVGYGTASRSKITSSIAKLDSKVLETGMRSNPAQALAGTIPGVRVATSTGRPGSVAAITLRGGTNFDGSGSPLIVMDGQVRPSFSDINPEDIESMEVLKDASATAIYGARASNGVILITTKRGKAGFSSISVKGKTGVNYLNNPYDVLSAGDYIKWTRLGVVEAMRNGTLGTFASNSALSAVGPRGTGNLYRDANGNILDGNYDNRAIWSLMRLTDANKDVLSLNDGWKTMKDPVKTNAAGNYDPNGTNADLLYKDFNYGDYAFKSPAISQDYNIGMTGGNDKGNYYANLGYYNEDGLSLATFYRRYNFTLNGDYRVKEWLKSESNLQYARANWRDQSLQNGEGNFWGRMLFAPPTMRGTNSNGDLILGRDASDGNPAINVDKYKRSNQSDKFTLGQSFKADILRNLYIKLSGIVMYDQRDAESFNKDFRTGLLSLTNPNTGWNRDRASSASTDKTIRQTYNAIVSYKTQFLGKNNIDALAGFEYYDEYNKGFSAGGRLAPTDDFQDLGLTVRDVSGVGARDIDSYHYRERISSTFARINYDWDEKYLASFTVRRDGYSRLIGDNQFGTFPAVSAGWLVHKENFMKSTENWLSMLKLRASYGLNGNIGEVGRRSDGTINVYELQGSYGAQTPYNGVVGFLQSGLANPGLKWEKSNTFEGGLEMGFFKNRIVASVAAYNRITKDKITNILLPSSSGVTNPNDNNRSSIRTNNGSMQNTGVEMDATFKAVQNEDLKIQFGINASWNKNKVLKLPFNGNENNRQDGQQIFDPRSGRLIWVGGLQEGQEPGAQYGFVSDGIIRTAADLAAYNKVDLAAGQVWYGASAGKKVASQSLINSKGLNPNPASPTFIATQLGDMKWKDIDQNDTIDTRDMVFLGRSIPRWTGGFNTQISWKGISLYTRIDFAFGHIQQDFQQMWTLGSMQGEFNGTQLIKDTWTPENPNAQYPRYTWADQLNSKNFDRPSSMFFVNSGYLAFREVSLSYSIPKKLLDKAKISGLTFTATGQNLGYITNKQLNLPERTGNQTNAAYTIPTSLIFGLNLTF, from the coding sequence ATGAAAAGACTTTACCAAAAGTACGTTAGTCAAGTCCTGCTGACGTTAATCTTAAGCATAACAATGCTTACAGTATCAGGCCAAAACATTAAAATATCTGGACGGGTAACAGATGCCAAAGGGCAGGGGATACCTATGGCTAGTGTTTTGATTAAAGGAACCAAAACTGGAACCGCCACAAATGAATCAGGTAATTATACAATTGCCGCAAAGGGTGGAGATGTACTCGTAATTAGCTACACAGGGTTTATTACCCAGCAAATAACAGTAGGAAATCAAAGCACCTTAAATATTATCCTTGCGGAAGATACTAAGGGACTTGATGAGGTGGTTGTAGTAGGATATGGAACTGCGAGCCGCTCTAAAATCACATCCTCAATTGCAAAGCTGGATTCAAAAGTATTGGAAACAGGTATGCGTTCAAATCCAGCACAGGCTTTAGCAGGAACAATTCCCGGAGTAAGAGTAGCCACTTCAACCGGAAGACCCGGCTCTGTTGCTGCCATCACCTTAAGAGGAGGTACGAACTTCGATGGAAGTGGTAGCCCTTTAATTGTTATGGATGGCCAGGTGCGACCATCATTCAGCGATATAAATCCTGAGGATATTGAAAGTATGGAGGTATTGAAAGATGCTTCTGCTACAGCTATATATGGTGCAAGGGCTAGCAATGGAGTAATTTTAATCACCACCAAAAGAGGAAAAGCAGGTTTCTCATCTATTTCTGTAAAAGGAAAAACAGGTGTTAATTATTTAAATAATCCTTACGACGTGCTAAGTGCAGGCGATTATATAAAATGGACTCGTTTGGGTGTTGTTGAAGCAATGAGAAATGGAACATTAGGAACATTTGCTTCAAATAGTGCACTATCTGCAGTAGGACCAAGAGGTACAGGAAACTTATATAGAGATGCTAACGGAAATATTCTTGATGGTAATTATGATAACCGTGCAATTTGGAGCTTAATGCGTTTAACTGATGCTAATAAAGATGTACTTTCATTAAATGATGGTTGGAAAACTATGAAAGATCCTGTTAAAACTAATGCAGCAGGAAATTATGATCCAAATGGAACTAATGCTGATTTACTTTATAAGGACTTTAACTATGGCGATTATGCATTTAAATCTCCAGCTATTTCTCAGGATTACAATATTGGTATGACTGGTGGTAACGACAAAGGAAATTACTATGCAAATCTTGGTTATTACAATGAAGACGGTTTATCATTAGCTACCTTTTATCGTAGATACAACTTTACACTGAACGGTGATTACAGGGTTAAGGAGTGGTTGAAATCAGAAAGTAATTTGCAATATGCAAGAGCAAACTGGAGAGATCAATCGTTACAAAATGGTGAAGGTAACTTTTGGGGACGTATGCTTTTTGCGCCACCTACTATGCGAGGAACTAATAGCAACGGAGACTTAATCTTAGGTCGTGATGCTTCGGATGGTAATCCGGCAATTAATGTTGATAAATACAAAAGATCTAATCAAAGTGACAAATTTACTTTAGGGCAATCGTTTAAAGCTGATATTTTAAGGAATCTTTATATCAAATTAAGCGGTATTGTAATGTATGATCAGAGAGATGCAGAATCATTTAATAAAGATTTTCGTACTGGTTTATTGAGCTTAACAAATCCTAATACTGGTTGGAACAGAGATAGGGCCAGCAGTGCAAGTACTGATAAAACCATCAGACAAACCTATAATGCAATTGTTAGTTACAAAACTCAATTTCTTGGCAAAAACAATATTGATGCATTAGCGGGTTTTGAATATTATGATGAATACAATAAAGGCTTTAGTGCAGGTGGAAGACTTGCGCCAACTGATGATTTCCAGGATTTGGGCTTAACAGTTAGAGATGTTTCGGGTGTTGGAGCAAGGGATATTGATTCTTATCACTATCGTGAACGCATCAGCTCTACTTTTGCAAGAATAAACTACGATTGGGATGAAAAATACCTTGCATCTTTTACAGTTAGGAGAGATGGTTATTCAAGATTAATTGGCGATAATCAGTTTGGTACTTTCCCGGCTGTATCAGCAGGTTGGTTGGTTCATAAAGAAAACTTTATGAAATCCACTGAAAATTGGCTTTCTATGTTAAAACTAAGAGCAAGTTACGGATTGAATGGAAATATTGGTGAGGTAGGAAGAAGAAGTGATGGAACAATTAATGTTTATGAATTACAGGGTTCTTATGGTGCTCAAACACCTTACAATGGTGTGGTAGGGTTTTTACAGTCAGGTTTGGCAAATCCAGGTTTGAAATGGGAAAAATCAAACACTTTTGAAGGTGGTTTAGAGATGGGATTCTTTAAAAATAGAATTGTTGCATCAGTTGCTGCTTATAACAGAATTACAAAGGATAAAATTACAAACATTCTATTACCAAGTTCATCAGGGGTAACAAATCCTAATGATAACAACAGATCTAGTATTCGCACAAATAACGGAAGTATGCAGAATACAGGTGTAGAAATGGACGCGACTTTTAAAGCGGTTCAGAATGAAGATTTAAAAATTCAATTTGGTATAAACGCATCATGGAATAAAAACAAGGTGCTTAAACTTCCTTTTAACGGTAATGAAAATAATCGTCAGGATGGTCAGCAGATTTTTGATCCAAGAAGCGGAAGATTAATTTGGGTTGGTGGATTACAAGAAGGCCAGGAACCAGGTGCGCAGTATGGTTTTGTAAGTGATGGTATTATTAGAACTGCTGCTGATCTGGCTGCTTACAACAAAGTTGACCTTGCTGCCGGACAAGTATGGTACGGAGCCTCGGCAGGAAAAAAAGTGGCTAGTCAATCATTAATTAATTCAAAAGGATTAAATCCAAACCCAGCTTCTCCAACATTTATTGCTACTCAGCTGGGTGACATGAAATGGAAGGATATCGATCAAAATGATACCATCGATACAAGAGACATGGTTTTCTTAGGTCGCAGTATTCCACGCTGGACTGGTGGTTTTAATACTCAGATCAGCTGGAAAGGAATTTCATTATATACCCGTATTGATTTTGCTTTCGGACATATTCAGCAAGATTTTCAACAAATGTGGACACTGGGTTCTATGCAGGGAGAATTTAATGGTACCCAGTTAATTAAAGATACATGGACCCCTGAAAACCCTAATGCACAATATCCTCGTTATACATGGGCAGATCAATTGAATTCGAAAAACTTTGACAGGCCAAGTAGTATGTTCTTTGTAAATTCTGGTTATCTGGCTTTTAGAGAAGTTTCATTAAGCTATTCAATTCCAAAGAAACTATTGGATAAAGCAAAAATATCTGGTTTGACTTTTACTGCAACAGGACAAAATTTAGGGTATATAACCAATAAACAACTGAATTTGCCTGAGCGTACAGGAAATCAAACCAACGCAGCTTATACCATTCCAACATCATTGATTTTTGGATTGAACCTAACTTTTTAA
- a CDS encoding FadR/GntR family transcriptional regulator, whose product MTINTTDSFIQLDTSSLVDKVEANLVKLLVERKLKVGDLIPTELDLSRSLGVSRTVVREALLRLRMMGLIDTKKKKGSVITSPDIFGIMSKSMNPHILDQDTLREIFELRLVLEIGMADLLFQRITPKDIEELKDIVKTEPDTAKDYIFHIDHEIIFHGKLYEIAGNETLKRFQKMLLPVFDYVHNSGLLKKTTLIQKFVSHKGLIDILENGSPELFRNGMRNHLENHFLRIFS is encoded by the coding sequence ATGACAATCAATACAACCGACTCCTTTATTCAATTAGATACCAGTTCTCTGGTTGATAAAGTTGAAGCCAATCTTGTAAAGCTCCTGGTAGAGAGAAAATTAAAAGTTGGTGATCTTATACCTACTGAACTCGATCTTTCCAGAAGTTTAGGCGTAAGTCGCACAGTAGTACGTGAGGCTCTTTTAAGGCTACGAATGATGGGACTTATAGACACAAAGAAAAAGAAAGGATCTGTAATTACCAGTCCTGACATATTTGGTATAATGAGCAAGAGCATGAATCCTCATATTCTGGATCAGGATACACTTAGAGAAATATTTGAATTAAGACTGGTATTAGAAATAGGAATGGCTGATCTTTTGTTTCAACGCATCACACCAAAGGATATAGAAGAGTTAAAAGACATTGTAAAAACTGAGCCCGATACCGCAAAAGATTATATCTTTCATATAGACCATGAAATTATATTCCACGGAAAACTTTACGAAATAGCAGGAAATGAAACATTAAAACGTTTTCAAAAAATGCTGCTGCCGGTTTTTGATTATGTACACAATAGTGGTTTATTGAAAAAAACCACTCTAATACAAAAATTCGTATCTCACAAAGGACTGATCGATATCCTGGAAAATGGCTCACCTGAACTGTTTAGAAACGGCATGCGAAATCATCTTGAAAATCATTTCTTAAGGATCTTTAGTTAA